One genomic segment of Rhinolophus sinicus isolate RSC01 linkage group LG11, ASM3656204v1, whole genome shotgun sequence includes these proteins:
- the KCNH2 gene encoding voltage-gated inwardly rectifying potassium channel KCNH2 isoform X2: MQRPCTCDFLHGPRTQRRAAAQIAQALLGAEERKVEIAFYRKDGSCFLCLVDVVPVKNEDGAVIMFILNFEVVTEKDMGGSLARDTNHRGPPTSWLAPGRAKTFRLKLPALLALTAREPSVRPGGAGGAGSSSGASAPGAGAGAVVVDVDLTPAVPSSESLALDEVTAMDNHVAGLDERRALVGPSSPPAGGPGPHSSPRAHSLNPDASGSSCSLARTRSRESCASVRRASSADDIEAMRTGALPPPPRHASTGAMHPLRSSLLNSTSDSDLVRYRTISKIPQITLNFVDLKGDPFLASPTSDREIIAPKIKERTHNVTEKVTQVLSLGADVLPEYKLQAPRIHRWTILHYSPFKAVWDWLILLLVIYTAVFTPYSAAFLLKETEEGPAAPDCGYACQPLAVVDLIVDIMFIVDILINFRTTYVNANEEVVSHPGRIAVHYFKGWFLIDMVAAIPFDLLIFGSGSEELIGLLKTARLLRLVRVARKLDRYSEYGAAVLFLLMCTFALIAHWLACIWYAIGNMEQPHMDSRIGWLHNLGDQIGKPYNSSGLGGPSIKDKYVTALYFTFSSLTSVGFGNVSPNTNSEKIFSICVMLIGSLMYASIFGNVSAIIQRLYSGTARYHTQMLRVREFIRFHQIPNPLRQRLEEYFQHAWSYTNGIDMNAVLKGFPECLQADICLHLNRSLLQHCKPFRGATKGCLRALAMKFKTTHAPPGDTLVHAGDLLTALYFISRGSIEILRGDVVVAILGKNDIFGEPLNLYARPGKSNGDVRALTYCDLHKIHRDDLLEVLDMYPEFSDHFWSSLEITFNLRDTNMIPGSPGSTELEGGFNQQRKRKLSFRRRTDKDPEQPGEVSALGPGRAGTGPSSRGRPGGPWGESLSSGPSSPESSDDEGPGRSSSPLRLVPFSSPRPPGEPPGGEPLTEDCEKSSDTCNPLSGAFSGVSNIFSFWGDSRGRQYQELPRCPAPTPSLLNIPLSSPGRRSRGDVESRLDALQRQLNRLETRLSADMATILQLLQRQMTLVPPAYSAVTTPGPGPTSTCPLLPVSPIPTLTLDSFSQVSQFMVCEELPPGAPELPQDGPTRRLSLPGQLGALTSQPLHRHGSDPGS, from the exons GGAGCTGCTTCCTGTGCCTGGTGGACGTGGTGCCCGTGAAGAATGAGGATGGGGCTGTTATCATGTTCATCCTCAACTTCGAGGTGGTGACGGAGAAGGACATGGGGGGGTCCCTGGCCCGTGACACCAATCACCGCGGCCCCCCCACGAGCTGGTTGGCTCCAG GTCGCGCCAAGACGTTCCGCCTGAAGCTGCCAGCTCTGCTGGCCTTGACAGCCCGCGAGCCATCGGTGCGGCCTGGCGGTGCGGGTGGTGCGGGCAGTTCAAGCGGTGCGTCCGCccccggggccggggccggggccgtgGTGGTGGATGTGGACCTGACCCCCGCGGTGCCCAGCAGCGAGTCGCTGGCCCTGGACGAGGTGACGGCCATGGATAACCACGTGGCAGGGCTGGACGAGCGGCGTGCATTGGTGGGCCCCAGCTCTCCGCCTGCCGGTGGACCCGGCCCACACTCGTCGCCCAGGGCGCACAGCTTGAACCCCGATGCCTCGGGCTCCAGCTGCAGCCTGGCCCGGACGCGCTCCCGAGAGAGCTGCGCCAGCGTTCGCCGAGCCTCTTCTGCCGACGACATCGAGGCCATGCGCACCGGGGCGCTGCCTCCGCCCCCGCGCCACGCCAGCACCG GGGCCATGCACCCCCTGCGCAGCAGCCTGCTTAATTCTACGTCAGATTCGGACCTCGTGCGTTATCGCACCATTAGCAAGATTCCCCAAATCACCCTCAACTTTGTGGATCTCAAGGGCGACCCCTTCCTGGCTTCACCCACCAGTGACCGGGAGATCATAGCACCGAAGATAAAGGAGCGGACCCACAATGTCACTGAGAAGGTCACTCAG GTCCTGTCTCTGGGTGCGGACGTGCTGCCGGAGTACAAGCTGCAGGCCCCACGGATCCACCGTTGGACCATCCTGCACTACAGCCCCTTCAAGGCCGTGTGGGACTGGCTCATCCTGCTGCTGGTCATCTACACGGCCGTCTTCACACCCTATTCGGCGGCCTTCCTCCTGAAGGAGACGGAGGAGGGCCCCGCGGCCCCCGACTGCGGCTACGCCTGCCAGCCGCTGGCCGTGGTGGATCTCATCGTGGACATCATGTTCATCGTGGACATTCTCATCAACTTCCGCACCACCTACGTGAACGCCAACGAGGAGGTGGTCAGCCACCCTGGCCGCATCGCCGTCCACTACTTCAAGGGCTGGTTCCTCATCGACATGGTGGCCGCCATCCCTTTTGACCTGCTCATCTTTGGCTCTGGCTCGGAGGAG ctcaTCGGGCTGCTGAAGACGGCACGGCTGCTGCGGCTGGTGCGCGTGGCACGGAAGCTGGACCGCTACTCAGAGTACGGGGCAGCCGTGCTCTTCCTGCTCATGTGCACCTTCGCGCTCATCGCGCACTGGCTGGCCTGCATCTGGTACGCCATCGGCAACATGGAGCAGCCGCACATGGACTCCCGCATCGGCTGGCTGCACAACCTGGGAGACCAGATCGGCAAGCCCTACAACAGCAGTGGCCTGGGCGGCCCCTCCATCAAGGACAAGTATGTCACGGCGCTCTACTTCACCTTCAGCAGCCTCACCAGCGTGGGCTTCGGCAACGTCTCCCCCAACACCAACTCGGAGAAGATCTTCTCCATCTGCGTCATGCTCATCGGCT cccttaTGTACGCCAGCATCTTCGGCAACGTGTCGGCCATCATCCAGCGGCTGTACTCGGGCACGGCCCGCTACCACACACAGATGCTGCGGGTTCGCGAGTTCATCCGCTTCCATCAGATCCCCAACCCACTGCGCCAGCGCCTCGAGGAGTACTTCCAGCACGCCTGGTCCTACACCAACGGCATCGACATGAATGCG GTGCTGAAGGGCTTTCCGGAGTGCCTGCAGGCCGACATCTGCTTGCATCTGAACCGCTCGCTGCTGCAGCACTGCAAGCCCTTCCGAGGGGCCACCAAGGGCTGCCTGCGGGCCCTGGCCATGAAATTCAAGACGACACACGCCCCGCCAGGCGACACGTTGGTGCACGCAGGGGACCTGCTCACTGCCCTCTACTTCATCTCCCGGGGCTCCATCGAGATCTTGCGGGGTGACGTCGTGGTGGCCATCCTGG GGAAGAACGACATTTTCGGAGAGCCTCTGAACCTGTATGCCAGGCCTGGCAAGTCCAACGGAGATGTGCGGGCCCTCACCTATTGCGACCTGCACAAGATCCATCGGGACGACCTGCTGGAGGTGCTGGACATGTACCCCGAGTTCTCAGACCACTTCTGGTCCAGCCTGGAGATCACCTTCAACCTGCGAGAC ACCAACATGATTCCCGGCTCTCCCGGCAGCACGGAGCTGGAGGGTGGCTTCAACCAGCAACGCAAGCGCAAGTTGTCCTTTCGCAGGCGCACCGACAAGG ACCCGGAACAGCCAGGGGAGGTGTCCGCCTTGGGGCCGGGCCGGGCGGGGACAGGGCCGAGTAGCCGGGGCCGGCCAGGGGGGCCGTGGGGGGAGAGCCTGTCCAGTGGCCCCTCCAGCCCTGAGAGCAGTGATGATGAGGGCCCAGGTCGCAGCTCCAGCCCCCTCCGCCTGGTGCCCTtctccagccccaggcccccCGGAGAGCCACCGGGTGGGGAACCCTTGACCGAGGACTGTGAGAAGAGCAGCGACACTTGTAACCCACTGTCAG GCGCCTTCTCAGGAGTGTCCAACATCTTCAGCTTCTGGGGAGACAGTCGGGGCCGCCAGTACCAGGAGCTGCCTcgctgccctgcccccaccccaagcctcCTCAACATCCCTCTTTCCAGCCCTGGCCGGAGGTCCCGGGGCGATGTGGAGAGCAGGCTGGATGCCCTCCAGAGGCAGCTTAACAG GCTGGAGACCCGGCTCAGTGCAGACATGGCCACCATCCTGCAGCTGCTACAGAGGCAGATGACACTGGTTCCACCCGCCTACAGTGCTGTGACCACCCCAGGGCCCGGCCCCACTTCCACCTGTCCTCTGCTGCCCGtcagccccatccccaccctcacgCTGGACTCGTTTTCTCAG GTTTCCCAGTTCATGGTGTGTGAGGAGCTGCCCCCAGGGGCCCCAGAACTCCCCCAAGATGGCCCCACTCGACGCCTCTCCCTGCCAGGCCAGCTGGGCGCCCTCACCTCCCAGCCCTTGCACAGACACGGCTCAGACCCAGGGAGTTAG
- the KCNH2 gene encoding voltage-gated inwardly rectifying potassium channel KCNH2 isoform X1, whose translation MPVRRGHVAPQNTFLDTIIRKFEGQSRKFIIANARVENCAVIYCNDGFCELCGYSRAEVMQRPCTCDFLHGPRTQRRAAAQIAQALLGAEERKVEIAFYRKDGSCFLCLVDVVPVKNEDGAVIMFILNFEVVTEKDMGGSLARDTNHRGPPTSWLAPGRAKTFRLKLPALLALTAREPSVRPGGAGGAGSSSGASAPGAGAGAVVVDVDLTPAVPSSESLALDEVTAMDNHVAGLDERRALVGPSSPPAGGPGPHSSPRAHSLNPDASGSSCSLARTRSRESCASVRRASSADDIEAMRTGALPPPPRHASTGAMHPLRSSLLNSTSDSDLVRYRTISKIPQITLNFVDLKGDPFLASPTSDREIIAPKIKERTHNVTEKVTQVLSLGADVLPEYKLQAPRIHRWTILHYSPFKAVWDWLILLLVIYTAVFTPYSAAFLLKETEEGPAAPDCGYACQPLAVVDLIVDIMFIVDILINFRTTYVNANEEVVSHPGRIAVHYFKGWFLIDMVAAIPFDLLIFGSGSEELIGLLKTARLLRLVRVARKLDRYSEYGAAVLFLLMCTFALIAHWLACIWYAIGNMEQPHMDSRIGWLHNLGDQIGKPYNSSGLGGPSIKDKYVTALYFTFSSLTSVGFGNVSPNTNSEKIFSICVMLIGSLMYASIFGNVSAIIQRLYSGTARYHTQMLRVREFIRFHQIPNPLRQRLEEYFQHAWSYTNGIDMNAVLKGFPECLQADICLHLNRSLLQHCKPFRGATKGCLRALAMKFKTTHAPPGDTLVHAGDLLTALYFISRGSIEILRGDVVVAILGKNDIFGEPLNLYARPGKSNGDVRALTYCDLHKIHRDDLLEVLDMYPEFSDHFWSSLEITFNLRDTNMIPGSPGSTELEGGFNQQRKRKLSFRRRTDKDPEQPGEVSALGPGRAGTGPSSRGRPGGPWGESLSSGPSSPESSDDEGPGRSSSPLRLVPFSSPRPPGEPPGGEPLTEDCEKSSDTCNPLSGAFSGVSNIFSFWGDSRGRQYQELPRCPAPTPSLLNIPLSSPGRRSRGDVESRLDALQRQLNRLETRLSADMATILQLLQRQMTLVPPAYSAVTTPGPGPTSTCPLLPVSPIPTLTLDSFSQVSQFMVCEELPPGAPELPQDGPTRRLSLPGQLGALTSQPLHRHGSDPGS comes from the exons GGAGCTGCTTCCTGTGCCTGGTGGACGTGGTGCCCGTGAAGAATGAGGATGGGGCTGTTATCATGTTCATCCTCAACTTCGAGGTGGTGACGGAGAAGGACATGGGGGGGTCCCTGGCCCGTGACACCAATCACCGCGGCCCCCCCACGAGCTGGTTGGCTCCAG GTCGCGCCAAGACGTTCCGCCTGAAGCTGCCAGCTCTGCTGGCCTTGACAGCCCGCGAGCCATCGGTGCGGCCTGGCGGTGCGGGTGGTGCGGGCAGTTCAAGCGGTGCGTCCGCccccggggccggggccggggccgtgGTGGTGGATGTGGACCTGACCCCCGCGGTGCCCAGCAGCGAGTCGCTGGCCCTGGACGAGGTGACGGCCATGGATAACCACGTGGCAGGGCTGGACGAGCGGCGTGCATTGGTGGGCCCCAGCTCTCCGCCTGCCGGTGGACCCGGCCCACACTCGTCGCCCAGGGCGCACAGCTTGAACCCCGATGCCTCGGGCTCCAGCTGCAGCCTGGCCCGGACGCGCTCCCGAGAGAGCTGCGCCAGCGTTCGCCGAGCCTCTTCTGCCGACGACATCGAGGCCATGCGCACCGGGGCGCTGCCTCCGCCCCCGCGCCACGCCAGCACCG GGGCCATGCACCCCCTGCGCAGCAGCCTGCTTAATTCTACGTCAGATTCGGACCTCGTGCGTTATCGCACCATTAGCAAGATTCCCCAAATCACCCTCAACTTTGTGGATCTCAAGGGCGACCCCTTCCTGGCTTCACCCACCAGTGACCGGGAGATCATAGCACCGAAGATAAAGGAGCGGACCCACAATGTCACTGAGAAGGTCACTCAG GTCCTGTCTCTGGGTGCGGACGTGCTGCCGGAGTACAAGCTGCAGGCCCCACGGATCCACCGTTGGACCATCCTGCACTACAGCCCCTTCAAGGCCGTGTGGGACTGGCTCATCCTGCTGCTGGTCATCTACACGGCCGTCTTCACACCCTATTCGGCGGCCTTCCTCCTGAAGGAGACGGAGGAGGGCCCCGCGGCCCCCGACTGCGGCTACGCCTGCCAGCCGCTGGCCGTGGTGGATCTCATCGTGGACATCATGTTCATCGTGGACATTCTCATCAACTTCCGCACCACCTACGTGAACGCCAACGAGGAGGTGGTCAGCCACCCTGGCCGCATCGCCGTCCACTACTTCAAGGGCTGGTTCCTCATCGACATGGTGGCCGCCATCCCTTTTGACCTGCTCATCTTTGGCTCTGGCTCGGAGGAG ctcaTCGGGCTGCTGAAGACGGCACGGCTGCTGCGGCTGGTGCGCGTGGCACGGAAGCTGGACCGCTACTCAGAGTACGGGGCAGCCGTGCTCTTCCTGCTCATGTGCACCTTCGCGCTCATCGCGCACTGGCTGGCCTGCATCTGGTACGCCATCGGCAACATGGAGCAGCCGCACATGGACTCCCGCATCGGCTGGCTGCACAACCTGGGAGACCAGATCGGCAAGCCCTACAACAGCAGTGGCCTGGGCGGCCCCTCCATCAAGGACAAGTATGTCACGGCGCTCTACTTCACCTTCAGCAGCCTCACCAGCGTGGGCTTCGGCAACGTCTCCCCCAACACCAACTCGGAGAAGATCTTCTCCATCTGCGTCATGCTCATCGGCT cccttaTGTACGCCAGCATCTTCGGCAACGTGTCGGCCATCATCCAGCGGCTGTACTCGGGCACGGCCCGCTACCACACACAGATGCTGCGGGTTCGCGAGTTCATCCGCTTCCATCAGATCCCCAACCCACTGCGCCAGCGCCTCGAGGAGTACTTCCAGCACGCCTGGTCCTACACCAACGGCATCGACATGAATGCG GTGCTGAAGGGCTTTCCGGAGTGCCTGCAGGCCGACATCTGCTTGCATCTGAACCGCTCGCTGCTGCAGCACTGCAAGCCCTTCCGAGGGGCCACCAAGGGCTGCCTGCGGGCCCTGGCCATGAAATTCAAGACGACACACGCCCCGCCAGGCGACACGTTGGTGCACGCAGGGGACCTGCTCACTGCCCTCTACTTCATCTCCCGGGGCTCCATCGAGATCTTGCGGGGTGACGTCGTGGTGGCCATCCTGG GGAAGAACGACATTTTCGGAGAGCCTCTGAACCTGTATGCCAGGCCTGGCAAGTCCAACGGAGATGTGCGGGCCCTCACCTATTGCGACCTGCACAAGATCCATCGGGACGACCTGCTGGAGGTGCTGGACATGTACCCCGAGTTCTCAGACCACTTCTGGTCCAGCCTGGAGATCACCTTCAACCTGCGAGAC ACCAACATGATTCCCGGCTCTCCCGGCAGCACGGAGCTGGAGGGTGGCTTCAACCAGCAACGCAAGCGCAAGTTGTCCTTTCGCAGGCGCACCGACAAGG ACCCGGAACAGCCAGGGGAGGTGTCCGCCTTGGGGCCGGGCCGGGCGGGGACAGGGCCGAGTAGCCGGGGCCGGCCAGGGGGGCCGTGGGGGGAGAGCCTGTCCAGTGGCCCCTCCAGCCCTGAGAGCAGTGATGATGAGGGCCCAGGTCGCAGCTCCAGCCCCCTCCGCCTGGTGCCCTtctccagccccaggcccccCGGAGAGCCACCGGGTGGGGAACCCTTGACCGAGGACTGTGAGAAGAGCAGCGACACTTGTAACCCACTGTCAG GCGCCTTCTCAGGAGTGTCCAACATCTTCAGCTTCTGGGGAGACAGTCGGGGCCGCCAGTACCAGGAGCTGCCTcgctgccctgcccccaccccaagcctcCTCAACATCCCTCTTTCCAGCCCTGGCCGGAGGTCCCGGGGCGATGTGGAGAGCAGGCTGGATGCCCTCCAGAGGCAGCTTAACAG GCTGGAGACCCGGCTCAGTGCAGACATGGCCACCATCCTGCAGCTGCTACAGAGGCAGATGACACTGGTTCCACCCGCCTACAGTGCTGTGACCACCCCAGGGCCCGGCCCCACTTCCACCTGTCCTCTGCTGCCCGtcagccccatccccaccctcacgCTGGACTCGTTTTCTCAG GTTTCCCAGTTCATGGTGTGTGAGGAGCTGCCCCCAGGGGCCCCAGAACTCCCCCAAGATGGCCCCACTCGACGCCTCTCCCTGCCAGGCCAGCTGGGCGCCCTCACCTCCCAGCCCTTGCACAGACACGGCTCAGACCCAGGGAGTTAG
- the KCNH2 gene encoding voltage-gated inwardly rectifying potassium channel KCNH2 isoform X3, translated as MAAPARQASGTGALQPRAQKGRVRRAVRISSLVAQEVLSLGADVLPEYKLQAPRIHRWTILHYSPFKAVWDWLILLLVIYTAVFTPYSAAFLLKETEEGPAAPDCGYACQPLAVVDLIVDIMFIVDILINFRTTYVNANEEVVSHPGRIAVHYFKGWFLIDMVAAIPFDLLIFGSGSEELIGLLKTARLLRLVRVARKLDRYSEYGAAVLFLLMCTFALIAHWLACIWYAIGNMEQPHMDSRIGWLHNLGDQIGKPYNSSGLGGPSIKDKYVTALYFTFSSLTSVGFGNVSPNTNSEKIFSICVMLIGSLMYASIFGNVSAIIQRLYSGTARYHTQMLRVREFIRFHQIPNPLRQRLEEYFQHAWSYTNGIDMNAVLKGFPECLQADICLHLNRSLLQHCKPFRGATKGCLRALAMKFKTTHAPPGDTLVHAGDLLTALYFISRGSIEILRGDVVVAILGKNDIFGEPLNLYARPGKSNGDVRALTYCDLHKIHRDDLLEVLDMYPEFSDHFWSSLEITFNLRDTNMIPGSPGSTELEGGFNQQRKRKLSFRRRTDKDPEQPGEVSALGPGRAGTGPSSRGRPGGPWGESLSSGPSSPESSDDEGPGRSSSPLRLVPFSSPRPPGEPPGGEPLTEDCEKSSDTCNPLSGAFSGVSNIFSFWGDSRGRQYQELPRCPAPTPSLLNIPLSSPGRRSRGDVESRLDALQRQLNRLETRLSADMATILQLLQRQMTLVPPAYSAVTTPGPGPTSTCPLLPVSPIPTLTLDSFSQVSQFMVCEELPPGAPELPQDGPTRRLSLPGQLGALTSQPLHRHGSDPGS; from the exons ATGGCCGCCCCAGCCAGACAGGCGAGCGGCACAGGTGCTCTGCAGCCCAGGGCCCAGAAAGGTCGGGTGAGGCGGGCCGTTCGCATCTCCAGCTTGGTGGCCCAGGAG GTCCTGTCTCTGGGTGCGGACGTGCTGCCGGAGTACAAGCTGCAGGCCCCACGGATCCACCGTTGGACCATCCTGCACTACAGCCCCTTCAAGGCCGTGTGGGACTGGCTCATCCTGCTGCTGGTCATCTACACGGCCGTCTTCACACCCTATTCGGCGGCCTTCCTCCTGAAGGAGACGGAGGAGGGCCCCGCGGCCCCCGACTGCGGCTACGCCTGCCAGCCGCTGGCCGTGGTGGATCTCATCGTGGACATCATGTTCATCGTGGACATTCTCATCAACTTCCGCACCACCTACGTGAACGCCAACGAGGAGGTGGTCAGCCACCCTGGCCGCATCGCCGTCCACTACTTCAAGGGCTGGTTCCTCATCGACATGGTGGCCGCCATCCCTTTTGACCTGCTCATCTTTGGCTCTGGCTCGGAGGAG ctcaTCGGGCTGCTGAAGACGGCACGGCTGCTGCGGCTGGTGCGCGTGGCACGGAAGCTGGACCGCTACTCAGAGTACGGGGCAGCCGTGCTCTTCCTGCTCATGTGCACCTTCGCGCTCATCGCGCACTGGCTGGCCTGCATCTGGTACGCCATCGGCAACATGGAGCAGCCGCACATGGACTCCCGCATCGGCTGGCTGCACAACCTGGGAGACCAGATCGGCAAGCCCTACAACAGCAGTGGCCTGGGCGGCCCCTCCATCAAGGACAAGTATGTCACGGCGCTCTACTTCACCTTCAGCAGCCTCACCAGCGTGGGCTTCGGCAACGTCTCCCCCAACACCAACTCGGAGAAGATCTTCTCCATCTGCGTCATGCTCATCGGCT cccttaTGTACGCCAGCATCTTCGGCAACGTGTCGGCCATCATCCAGCGGCTGTACTCGGGCACGGCCCGCTACCACACACAGATGCTGCGGGTTCGCGAGTTCATCCGCTTCCATCAGATCCCCAACCCACTGCGCCAGCGCCTCGAGGAGTACTTCCAGCACGCCTGGTCCTACACCAACGGCATCGACATGAATGCG GTGCTGAAGGGCTTTCCGGAGTGCCTGCAGGCCGACATCTGCTTGCATCTGAACCGCTCGCTGCTGCAGCACTGCAAGCCCTTCCGAGGGGCCACCAAGGGCTGCCTGCGGGCCCTGGCCATGAAATTCAAGACGACACACGCCCCGCCAGGCGACACGTTGGTGCACGCAGGGGACCTGCTCACTGCCCTCTACTTCATCTCCCGGGGCTCCATCGAGATCTTGCGGGGTGACGTCGTGGTGGCCATCCTGG GGAAGAACGACATTTTCGGAGAGCCTCTGAACCTGTATGCCAGGCCTGGCAAGTCCAACGGAGATGTGCGGGCCCTCACCTATTGCGACCTGCACAAGATCCATCGGGACGACCTGCTGGAGGTGCTGGACATGTACCCCGAGTTCTCAGACCACTTCTGGTCCAGCCTGGAGATCACCTTCAACCTGCGAGAC ACCAACATGATTCCCGGCTCTCCCGGCAGCACGGAGCTGGAGGGTGGCTTCAACCAGCAACGCAAGCGCAAGTTGTCCTTTCGCAGGCGCACCGACAAGG ACCCGGAACAGCCAGGGGAGGTGTCCGCCTTGGGGCCGGGCCGGGCGGGGACAGGGCCGAGTAGCCGGGGCCGGCCAGGGGGGCCGTGGGGGGAGAGCCTGTCCAGTGGCCCCTCCAGCCCTGAGAGCAGTGATGATGAGGGCCCAGGTCGCAGCTCCAGCCCCCTCCGCCTGGTGCCCTtctccagccccaggcccccCGGAGAGCCACCGGGTGGGGAACCCTTGACCGAGGACTGTGAGAAGAGCAGCGACACTTGTAACCCACTGTCAG GCGCCTTCTCAGGAGTGTCCAACATCTTCAGCTTCTGGGGAGACAGTCGGGGCCGCCAGTACCAGGAGCTGCCTcgctgccctgcccccaccccaagcctcCTCAACATCCCTCTTTCCAGCCCTGGCCGGAGGTCCCGGGGCGATGTGGAGAGCAGGCTGGATGCCCTCCAGAGGCAGCTTAACAG GCTGGAGACCCGGCTCAGTGCAGACATGGCCACCATCCTGCAGCTGCTACAGAGGCAGATGACACTGGTTCCACCCGCCTACAGTGCTGTGACCACCCCAGGGCCCGGCCCCACTTCCACCTGTCCTCTGCTGCCCGtcagccccatccccaccctcacgCTGGACTCGTTTTCTCAG GTTTCCCAGTTCATGGTGTGTGAGGAGCTGCCCCCAGGGGCCCCAGAACTCCCCCAAGATGGCCCCACTCGACGCCTCTCCCTGCCAGGCCAGCTGGGCGCCCTCACCTCCCAGCCCTTGCACAGACACGGCTCAGACCCAGGGAGTTAG